One window of Ignavibacteriota bacterium genomic DNA carries:
- a CDS encoding carbohydrate ABC transporter permease has translation MKTTLRYLVLTVGAVVFAYPFLWMIAGSFKPEMEITGFGLWSPNFSLHAYDMVLGKIPLGRAFLNSCIVSGATTASVVLFGSMVGYALARLRFLGSKAVFTLLLFTMMVPFQLVLIPQYILMVKLGLTDTYIGMIAPTMMSAFSIILFRQFFMAIPQGFIDAARLDGAGDLTILFRVIWPLSRPVIITVAILTFMTSWNEVLWPMLVVRERTLMTMPQIVTIFTIGGESEAHLGSLLAAATLLALPVIAAYAFFQRYFIESMASSGIKG, from the coding sequence ATGAAGACCACCCTCCGGTATCTCGTGCTGACCGTCGGGGCCGTGGTATTCGCGTACCCGTTCCTCTGGATGATCGCCGGCTCGTTCAAGCCGGAGATGGAGATCACAGGCTTCGGCCTCTGGTCCCCGAATTTCTCCCTGCACGCGTACGACATGGTGTTGGGCAAGATCCCCCTGGGCCGGGCGTTCCTGAACAGCTGCATCGTCTCGGGAGCGACCACCGCATCGGTCGTGCTCTTCGGGTCCATGGTCGGCTACGCGCTCGCGCGGCTCCGGTTCCTCGGATCAAAGGCGGTGTTCACGCTGCTCCTGTTCACCATGATGGTCCCGTTCCAGCTCGTGCTCATCCCGCAGTATATCCTGATGGTGAAGCTGGGGCTGACCGACACCTACATCGGCATGATCGCGCCCACCATGATGAGTGCGTTCAGCATCATTCTGTTCCGTCAGTTCTTCATGGCGATCCCGCAGGGGTTCATCGATGCCGCGCGGCTGGACGGTGCGGGCGACCTCACCATCCTGTTCCGCGTCATCTGGCCGTTGTCGCGCCCGGTGATCATCACCGTGGCGATCCTGACCTTCATGACAAGCTGGAACGAGGTGCTCTGGCCCATGCTGGTGGTGCGTGAGCGGACGCTCATGACCATGCCGCAGATCGTCACCATCTTCACCATCGGCGGCGAGAGCGAGGCGCATCTCGGTTCGCTCCTGGCGGCGGCCACGCTCCTGGCGCTTCCCGTGATCGCGGCGTACGCCTTCTTCCAGAGGTACTTCATCGAGAGCATGGCATCTTCGGGGATCAAGGGATGA